A genomic segment from Necator americanus strain Aroian chromosome III, whole genome shotgun sequence encodes:
- a CDS encoding hypothetical protein (NECATOR_CHRIII.G12770.T1): MPDPFVKGEIHEKKVMLSVWWGVHGIYRFELLPDNTTVTAEVYCAQLQRLADKIRKEHPKLDNVRLLHDNARPHIAKKTSQKILELRWEVPPHPPYSPHLAPSDCHLFRSLQHHLEEKRYDDRDHLENDLRAFFASMSPEFYAKGIRDLVRRSQKVVDVDGDYFVE, translated from the coding sequence atgccggatcctttcgtgaaaggtgaaatccatgagaagaaggtcatgctgagcgtctggtggggagttcatggaatctaccgtttcgaactgctgccggacaacacgacagttactgccgaggtgtattgcgctcaactgcaaagactggccgacaagatccgcaaggagcacccgaagctcgacaacgttcgcctgctgcacgataacgcgcgccctcacatcgcgaaaaagacttcacagaaaattctggagctcagATGGGAAGTTCcaccgcacccaccgtacagcccgcacctggccccgagcgactgccacctcttccgatcgcttcagcatcacctggaagagaagcgctacgatgatcgtgaccacctcgaaaatgaccttcgggctttcttcgcctccatgtcgccggagttctacgccaaaggaatccgtgatcttgtgagacgttcgcagaaggttgtcgatgttgatggagattatttcgtcgaataa
- a CDS encoding hypothetical protein (NECATOR_CHRIII.G12768.T3): MMINYEMYKIHREGEKEKEKLKDKKGDKKNDKLTNIDEDDEQAKVTVVPIEDNEENRRLERKKRSQEDMVADFVKILEQMNPYRYAPPHRFERNSLRYFAQLDVVLIRL; encoded by the exons atgatgatca ACTACGAAATGTACAAGATACATCGAGAAggcgaaaaggaaaaggagaaattaaaGGATAAGAAAGGTGATAAG AAGAACGATAAACTAACGAATATTGATGAAGATGATGAACAAGCGAAG GTCACAGTTGTTCCAATCGAGGACAACGAAGAAAACCGACGATTGGAGCGCAAAAAACGATCACAAGAGGATATGGTCGCGGATTTTGTGAAGATTCTCGAACAAATGA ATCcttaccgctacgctccaccgcatcgcttcgagcgcaactccCTCCGCTACTTCGCCCagcttgatgtcgttttgatccgactataa
- a CDS encoding hypothetical protein (NECATOR_CHRIII.G12769.T1), whose amino-acid sequence MAEHSTHIRHVLLYEFESGHPAAKAHLQRFKAGNKKLEDEPRSGRPTAISFDELKNLAEQHPYEGVRYFAASLGCSLSTVSSQDRTFSPFRGIANQSGLRSLGMVKKLGQWLPHALSDGNRQRRLDICTQLLSRSRRFDWLDTIVTGGEI is encoded by the coding sequence atggccgaacattccacccatattcgacacgtactcctttacgagttcgaatctggccaccccgctgctAAAGCACAtctccagcgcttcaaagccggaaacaagaaactcgaagatgagcctcgctctggtcgaccgactgcaatatcgttcgacgaactgaagaatctggcggagcagcatccatatgaaggtgtgcggtattttgctgccagtcttggatgttcgctgtccaccgtgagcagtCAAGACCGaactttttcaccatttcgaGGGATCGCAAATCAGTccggactgcgatctctcggaatggtgaaaaagctcggtcagtggctcccacatgcattgagcgacggcaaccgccaaagacgcctggacatctgcactcagctgctctccagaagccgcagatttgactggctggacaccattgtcactggtgGTGAAATATAG